In the Octopus bimaculoides isolate UCB-OBI-ISO-001 chromosome 18, ASM119413v2, whole genome shotgun sequence genome, one interval contains:
- the LOC106879471 gene encoding TATA-binding protein-associated factor 2N — MWSLKRNSPDVTSGCITPHNNRETDFETSTFNMSTDNSEDEAVSSDFENELEELFKHRYTDEDKEYQEVVAQETAPPPAVIPWHTKSKRNYDWSGYHGRDRRGWHGGRGGGGGGGGGYRDRGYHDRDGGYYDRNSGYRNYHNRNDGYHYRDRSSGYHNYGGSGGGYHGGGGGGGYHGGRNHGGGGGYRGGYQNNYQGRPYYNRDRYNPYQRN, encoded by the exons ATGTGGTCATTAAAGCGGAACTCACCTGACGTCACTTCCGGCTGCATAACCCCTCACAACAACCGTGAAACCGACTTTGAGACTTCCACAT TTAATATGTCGACTGACAACTCTGAAGACGAGGCTGTTTCAAGTGACTTTGAAAATGAACTTGAAGAACTCTTTAAGCATCGTTACACAGATGAAGACAAGGAATATCAAGAAGTTGTGGCACAGGAAACTGCCCCGCCGCCAGCCGTAATCCCATGGCACACCAAGTCCAAGAGAAACTACGATTGGTCAGG GTATCATGGTCGTGATCGTAGAGGATGGCACGGtgggcgtggtggtggtggtggtggcggcggcggctaCAGAGATCGTGGCTATCATGATCGAGATGGAGGTTATTATGATCGCAACAGTGGTTACCGCAATTACCATAATCGCAATGATGGCTACCATTATCGTGACCGCAGTAGTGGCTATCACAactatggtggtagtggtggtggctaccatggcggcggtggtggtggaggatacCATGGTGGAAGGAATcacggtgggggtgggggttatcGTGGTGGCTATCAAAATAATTACCAAGGACGTCCATATTACAATAGAGACCGATACAATCCATACCAGAGGAATTAA
- the LOC106879470 gene encoding cyclin-H isoform X3: MFAISTQKSHWTFDSDSALTRLRRKAHDDYVESHRGSISGTAMTYFKRFYLYNSVMDFHPRDITLTSVYLASKVEEFNVSINQFVGNLKGDRDKFANVILGFELLLMEKLSYHLTVHNPFRPLEGFLIDMKTNCQTCSDPEILRPQAEEFLEKSMLTDICLLVSPAQISLAAILDSCSLKNIDIMSYVTSVLMKGAESDQKKRAMQQIKLIQITVNNQNSLKREHIRQLEKKLEKCRNQENNPDSEVYKKKMQEMFEDEKL; encoded by the exons atgtttgcCATTAGCACACAGAAATCACACTGGACATTTGACTCAGACTCAGCTCTCACACGGCTGAGAAGAAAAGCTCACGATGATTACGTTGAAAGCCACAGAGGTTCGATCTCG GGAACAGCCATGACATATTTCAAAAGGTTTTATCTTTACAATTCAGTTATGGATTTCCACCCTCGTGATATCAC GTTAACAAGTGTATATTTAGCAAGCAAAGTGGAAGAATTCAATGTGTCTATCAACCAATTTGTTGGGAATCTGAAAGGAGATCGGGACAAATTTGCTAATGTCATTCTTGGATTTGAATTGTTGCTCATGGAGAAGCTGTCTTATCATTTAACTGTGCACAATCCTTTCCGTCCTCTGGAAGGTTTTCTCATTGATATGAAG aCAAACTGTCAGACTTGTAGTGATCCAGAAATACTGCGACCACAagctgaagaatttttagaaaaatcCATGTTGACTGATATTTGTCTGTTGGTTTCCCCAGCCCAG atatcattagCTGCTATTTTGGACAGTTGTTCTTtaaaaaacattgatattatgAG TTACGTCACATCGGTTTTAATGAAAGGAGCTGAATCCGACCAGAAGAAACGAGCAATGCAACAAATTAAAT TAATTCAAATAACGGTGAACAATCAGAACAGCTTGAAGAGGGAACACATCCGACAGTTGGAGAAGAAGTTGGAAAAATGTCGTAATCAGGAAAACAATCCGGACAGTGAAGT TTACAAGAAAAAAATGCAAGAGATGTTTGAAGATGAAAAACTCTAG
- the LOC106879470 gene encoding cyclin-H isoform X2, which produces MQLGELLWTQLIILLSTQKSHWTFDSDSALTRLRRKAHDDYVESHRGSISGTAMTYFKRFYLYNSVMDFHPRDITLTSVYLASKVEEFNVSINQFVGNLKGDRDKFANVILGFELLLMEKLSYHLTVHNPFRPLEGFLIDMKTNCQTCSDPEILRPQAEEFLEKSMLTDICLLVSPAQISLAAILDSCSLKNIDIMSYVTSVLMKGAESDQKKRAMQQIKLIQITVNNQNSLKREHIRQLEKKLEKCRNQENNPDSEVYKKKMQEMFEDEKL; this is translated from the exons CACACAGAAATCACACTGGACATTTGACTCAGACTCAGCTCTCACACGGCTGAGAAGAAAAGCTCACGATGATTACGTTGAAAGCCACAGAGGTTCGATCTCG GGAACAGCCATGACATATTTCAAAAGGTTTTATCTTTACAATTCAGTTATGGATTTCCACCCTCGTGATATCAC GTTAACAAGTGTATATTTAGCAAGCAAAGTGGAAGAATTCAATGTGTCTATCAACCAATTTGTTGGGAATCTGAAAGGAGATCGGGACAAATTTGCTAATGTCATTCTTGGATTTGAATTGTTGCTCATGGAGAAGCTGTCTTATCATTTAACTGTGCACAATCCTTTCCGTCCTCTGGAAGGTTTTCTCATTGATATGAAG aCAAACTGTCAGACTTGTAGTGATCCAGAAATACTGCGACCACAagctgaagaatttttagaaaaatcCATGTTGACTGATATTTGTCTGTTGGTTTCCCCAGCCCAG atatcattagCTGCTATTTTGGACAGTTGTTCTTtaaaaaacattgatattatgAG TTACGTCACATCGGTTTTAATGAAAGGAGCTGAATCCGACCAGAAGAAACGAGCAATGCAACAAATTAAAT TAATTCAAATAACGGTGAACAATCAGAACAGCTTGAAGAGGGAACACATCCGACAGTTGGAGAAGAAGTTGGAAAAATGTCGTAATCAGGAAAACAATCCGGACAGTGAAGT TTACAAGAAAAAAATGCAAGAGATGTTTGAAGATGAAAAACTCTAG
- the LOC106879470 gene encoding cyclin-H isoform X1 has product MQLGELLWTQLIILLSTQKSHWTFDSDSALTRLRRKAHDDYVESHRGSISDEDLEAVLFTYEEEYILARHYEFIMKEFCNRFQPPMPKYVLGTAMTYFKRFYLYNSVMDFHPRDITLTSVYLASKVEEFNVSINQFVGNLKGDRDKFANVILGFELLLMEKLSYHLTVHNPFRPLEGFLIDMKTNCQTCSDPEILRPQAEEFLEKSMLTDICLLVSPAQISLAAILDSCSLKNIDIMSYVTSVLMKGAESDQKKRAMQQIKLIQITVNNQNSLKREHIRQLEKKLEKCRNQENNPDSEVYKKKMQEMFEDEKL; this is encoded by the exons CACACAGAAATCACACTGGACATTTGACTCAGACTCAGCTCTCACACGGCTGAGAAGAAAAGCTCACGATGATTACGTTGAAAGCCACAGAGGTTCGATCTCG GATGAAGATCTTGAAGCAGTTCTCTTTACTTATGAAGAGGAATATATACTTGCCCGTCATTATGAGTTCATCATGAAAGAATTCTGCAATCGTTTCCAGCCACCAATGCCTAAATATGTTTTG GGAACAGCCATGACATATTTCAAAAGGTTTTATCTTTACAATTCAGTTATGGATTTCCACCCTCGTGATATCAC GTTAACAAGTGTATATTTAGCAAGCAAAGTGGAAGAATTCAATGTGTCTATCAACCAATTTGTTGGGAATCTGAAAGGAGATCGGGACAAATTTGCTAATGTCATTCTTGGATTTGAATTGTTGCTCATGGAGAAGCTGTCTTATCATTTAACTGTGCACAATCCTTTCCGTCCTCTGGAAGGTTTTCTCATTGATATGAAG aCAAACTGTCAGACTTGTAGTGATCCAGAAATACTGCGACCACAagctgaagaatttttagaaaaatcCATGTTGACTGATATTTGTCTGTTGGTTTCCCCAGCCCAG atatcattagCTGCTATTTTGGACAGTTGTTCTTtaaaaaacattgatattatgAG TTACGTCACATCGGTTTTAATGAAAGGAGCTGAATCCGACCAGAAGAAACGAGCAATGCAACAAATTAAAT TAATTCAAATAACGGTGAACAATCAGAACAGCTTGAAGAGGGAACACATCCGACAGTTGGAGAAGAAGTTGGAAAAATGTCGTAATCAGGAAAACAATCCGGACAGTGAAGT TTACAAGAAAAAAATGCAAGAGATGTTTGAAGATGAAAAACTCTAG